The DNA sequence TCATCTGATTGATAATGATGACCGAGAATGGACAGTGATTCGCCCATGGTCTCCCGTATCGTATTGATGGTGTCCTTGGGGTTTTCCACAATGTTCCTCTTTAGTTTAAAGGGATGAATTGCATACTAAAATCAGATGATGGTGCCGAGTGGGTCAGTTTGCCGACAGAGATGAAATCCGGTCCGAGTTCGGCGACTTCTCGAATATTTTCTAGAGAAATATTGCCGCTGATTTCGGTCTCAATGGATTTCGGAATAATTTCCAAAGCCGTTTTTGCGGTTTCTTTATCCATGTTGTCGAGCATGATTCGTTTAATGTCGCACTGGCTGGCTTCTTCCACTTCTTCAAGAGTCCGACATTCCACTTCAATGGGGGGGCAGGGAGTGTGCGCATTATGCAACTGCGTGACGGCTTCTGCAATGGACCCGGCGCGGTCAATATGGTTGTCTTTCAACATGAGCATATCGGCCAGGGTGAGGCGGTGGTTTTTGCCGCCGCCAGCAAGAACGGCGTATTTTTCGGGGAAGCGCAGCCCCG is a window from the Pseudodesulfovibrio sp. JC047 genome containing:
- the nadC gene encoding carboxylating nicotinate-nucleotide diphosphorylase, translated to MPTNIFDNFFQAEAKMFLLATIRIALAEDASDLTSMGLFTENDTAQALIVAKQDTIVAGLPIIPMVLEFGGDTCQAHLNVDDGDRVSEGTMVAALQGPALHLLKAERVIMNFLCHLSGVANLTAQYVEALKGTKTQLLDTRKTLPGLRFPEKYAVLAGGGKNHRLTLADMLMLKDNHIDRAGSIAEAVTQLHNAHTPCPPIEVECRTLEEVEEASQCDIKRIMLDNMDKETAKTALEIIPKSIETEISGNISLENIREVAELGPDFISVGKLTHSAPSSDFSMQFIPLN